The Nisaea sp. DNA window GACCTCCTCACCGGCCAGTCTGCTACCTTCCGGCAGGGAGGCCGGGACCGTCAGCACGGCGGAGCGCCGGTCCGCGGAGAAGGCGATATCCGGTTTGCCAAAGGCAAAGCCCGGCCGCGCTTCAGGGAAGATATCCGGCGCGTCGAGCGGATGTGTCGCCTGGATGGAGACGGCGAGCGAATGCGGCTCCGGCGTGCCGACCGCCGTAACCTGACCGATATCCAGCCCAAGCCCGCTCAGATTCTTCGGAACACGAGCGCGGAATCGGTCTATCAGCTGGGCGAACGCCGTCGGGCTGGCTTCCGTCCCGGCGAGATCGAGGCTCAGACTGGCTGTCAACGGCACGCAGATATCGCTGCAGGCCAGCGCGTTCATCTCCGCCCGCAATGCCAACGGTTCACCCGGCTGGGAAAGCGTCGCGCGAACCGGAATCACCACCTCGCCATGGTAGCCGTAGGTCTCCAGCCCGAACAGGCTGAACCGTTCCGGCACCGGCCAGCGCCACGCCATTCCGGCGAGGTTGCTTGAGCCCTGCCAGTCAATTTCCGGCGGATAACCAGCATCGCCAGGGGCGCGCCAATAGATCTTCCAGCCGTCCGCCAACCGGAACTGCAGGCCGAGAGGGACATTGTCCCGGCCTTCTGTTCCCGCGACCGCAGAGATCAGCCGGACATCGGCGAAATCGGTGCTGACCCACTCCGATGCGCCTGTCGCGGCGGAGGCCGGACGCGCAAAACCACCAAGCGCCATGATGACGCCCAAAATGACGGCCACGATTGTATTTCTGGGGCGGAAGACCCAACTCATAAACAGATGCCCGAGATTGTTGCAGGGTTTTCATACGCTTTCCGTCCCGCATATATAGTGGACCGGAGCCGCTACGTCGGTCACATTTTCCGGAACCGCGGGAAAGAATTGGCGGACCCGGCGCCACCAAGGATCAGGACAGCCAGAAATGCCTACGACCGTCGCCAAGGAAACCCAGGAAGGCTATCTCACCGGACAGCTTCTTGTGGCAATGCCGGCAATGCGCGATCCGCGTTTTGCCCGTGCCGTGATTTATATTTGCGTGCACAACGCGGAAGGCGCGATTGGTCTGGTCGTCAACCGTCTGGTCGGCTCTATCGAGTTCGGCGACCTGGTCGAGCAACTCGACATGAGTCTCGGCGAGATGGAGATCGTCAACAATCCGCCGGTGCATTTCGGCGGGCCGGTCGATACGGAACGCGGTTTTGTGCTGCACAGCGCCGACTATCAGAGCGAGGAAACGCTGGATATCGACGAGGAATTCGGGCTGACCGCCACCGTCGACATCGTCCGCACCATCGCGTCGGGCGGCGGACCGAAGGACCATCTGCTGGCCCTCGGCTACGCCGGTTGGGGCCCGGGCCAGCTTGATGGCGAGATCCAGGAAAACGCCTGGCTCAATGTCGATGCCGACAACGGTCTGGTCTTCGACACCGACCTCGACAGCAAATGGGGCCGGGCATTGGCCAAACTCGGCGTCGATTCCGCCCTGCTTTCGACGGAAGCCGGACGGGCCTGAAACTTTCCGTTTCAGTGAACGGCTGGCGCCCCTCTCGGCAAGAAAACCGAACGAGATAAACGCCCTCATTTCACGACAGGCGGCTGCCCTGCACTCGTTCAACCGGAAGCGCGTCTATATCGACACCCTCCAGGCAGCGCACATTGACCGACCATAAATGCGGAGCGGTGCGCGGTCTCCGGAAGGGGAGGATGCCGCAACGCGGGCAAAAATAGTCCGTCGCCTGCTTTGTGTTGAACTGATACGTCGTGAGGTCTTCGAGCGGGGTGAGTAACTCCAGAGCCCCTTCTTCCACCCGGTGAAGCAATGCTCCCCGCCGCCGGCAGATCGAGCAATCGCAGACACGGACGTTGTCAAGGTCAGCCTCCAGCTTGAACCGTACCAAACCACAGTGACAGCTGCCCGAATAGACACTCATCTCGTGCTCCCCAATCAGCCGCAAACGATCAAGGCTTCAAGCGTTCGCCTACGCACTCTCCGGCAACAGCCGGTCCACCAGCGCCAACCAATACCCGATGCCGAGGGGAATGGAGGCGTCGTTGAAATTGTAATCCGGGTAATGCAGCTTGCCCGACTTGTGGTCCGGCGCTGCCGTTCCCATCCAGATGTAGTTCCCCGGTCGCTCGTTCAGCATGAAGGAGAAATCCTCTCCCGCCATGCAGGGATCGTGCTCGCGGATCACCTGGTCTGCGCCGACCAGCGACTCTGCGACCCCGGCCGCGAATTCAGCTTCGGCGGGCGGGTTGATTGCCGGCGGATAGTTCTTGCGGTAGTCGATCACCGCCTCGCAGCCGAAGCCTTGGGCGATACCAGTTGCCAGCGAACGAATGCGTGCCTCGGCGAGATCGCGCACACCCGGCTCGAAATAGCGCACCGATCCGCCGATCACCGCTTCGTCCGGCATCACGACATAGGCGTCCGAGCCCCTGAACATGGAAACACCGATGGTCGCGGTCTTGTGCGGCGAGACATTGCGCCCCGGAACGCTCTGGATTGCGGTGACCAGATGGGCCGCCGCCAGCACCGTATCAACGCCGTCATGAGGCATGCCCGCATGGGTGCCCTGACCACGAACGGCAATGTCGAAGTAATCGATCCCGGCCATGGTCGGCCCGGCCAGCGGGCAGAAGGTTCCGAGTGGCAGGTCCGGCCAGTTGTGCAGTCCCCAGACCGTCACGCAATTCGCCTGCTCGAACAAGCCCTCCTCGACCATCACCCGGCCGCCGCCGCCGCCTTCTTCCGCCGGCTGAAAGATCAGCGCGACCGAACCGGAAAAATCACGGCTTTCGGCCAGAAGCTTCGCCGCGCCAAGCAGCATCGCGGTGTGCCCGTCATGCCCGCAGGCATGCATTTTTCCCGGTACTGTCGACTTGTAGGGCACGTCGCCGACTTCCTGCATCGGCAGCGCATCCATATCCGCGCGGAGTCCGATCATCGGCCCCTCGGAACGACCGCGAACAATGCCGACCACGCCCGTGGTCGCAATCCCGGTCAGCACCTCGTCGACCCCGAAGGCCCGCAGCTTCTCGGCGACAATCCCGGCAGTGCGCACCTCTTCGAACCCGGTCT harbors:
- a CDS encoding M20 aminoacylase family protein, which codes for MTDQPAISSRHHNRISALHGDVTEWRRDLHAHPETGFEEVRTAGIVAEKLRAFGVDEVLTGIATTGVVGIVRGRSEGPMIGLRADMDALPMQEVGDVPYKSTVPGKMHACGHDGHTAMLLGAAKLLAESRDFSGSVALIFQPAEEGGGGGRVMVEEGLFEQANCVTVWGLHNWPDLPLGTFCPLAGPTMAGIDYFDIAVRGQGTHAGMPHDGVDTVLAAAHLVTAIQSVPGRNVSPHKTATIGVSMFRGSDAYVVMPDEAVIGGSVRYFEPGVRDLAEARIRSLATGIAQGFGCEAVIDYRKNYPPAINPPAEAEFAAGVAESLVGADQVIREHDPCMAGEDFSFMLNERPGNYIWMGTAAPDHKSGKLHYPDYNFNDASIPLGIGYWLALVDRLLPESA
- a CDS encoding GFA family protein, translated to MSVYSGSCHCGLVRFKLEADLDNVRVCDCSICRRRGALLHRVEEGALELLTPLEDLTTYQFNTKQATDYFCPRCGILPFRRPRTAPHLWSVNVRCLEGVDIDALPVERVQGSRLS
- a CDS encoding YqgE/AlgH family protein — protein: MPTTVAKETQEGYLTGQLLVAMPAMRDPRFARAVIYICVHNAEGAIGLVVNRLVGSIEFGDLVEQLDMSLGEMEIVNNPPVHFGGPVDTERGFVLHSADYQSEETLDIDEEFGLTATVDIVRTIASGGGPKDHLLALGYAGWGPGQLDGEIQENAWLNVDADNGLVFDTDLDSKWGRALAKLGVDSALLSTEAGRA